The Fibrobacter sp. genomic interval ATAGGAATCAGAATTGTGAACAAGCCCATCGCCGGCAACAGGTCCGGTTCTTCAGGCTTTGCTGGTTTCTTGATTTCTTTTGCCATTTTTTAAAACTCCATTTAAAGACTAAACTCTCTGAGTTATTAGACGAGGGAGTTGATAATCTTGAGGCCCTTTTCTTCCATTTCCTGGATGAGGCGTTCGGAGTTCATGTTGAGGAAGCCGACGATGACCAGAAGAGGCACGGCGGAGAGAAGACCTTCAAGCGTCGTACCCATAGCGATAGCGATACCGTCGGAAAGAGCCTTGGCACGTTCAGAAGCGGGCTTGTTAGCCACGGCGTCGAAGGTGTAGATCAGACCGTAAATCGTACCCATAAGTCCGAGCAACGTGGAGATGGAGGCCATCACGGAAACAAGGCTAATGTAACGAGTCAGACGCGGAGCTTCAGTCAGGAACACGGCGTCGCAAGCAGCCTGCATGCCTTCGCGGCCACCGGCGCGGTTAGCAACGATAGCGGACATAACGCGGGCAACCGGGAGGTTGGTAGCATTGGCGAGGCTCAGAGCCTGGTCAAACTGCTGAGAAGAGATGAGCTTACCGAAATCAGCGAGGAACTTGGCGCGGCCCTTGGAGCTCTTCACCATGATGTAGATGATACGTTCGATAGAGATGCCCAGGCCGATGATGAACACGGCAAGGATGATCCACATGAACTGCCAACCATCGGATTCGGGGCTGAAGGATTGAAGCATTTTAGCCATTTTAGAGTACTCCTTTAGAGTGTTTGTTTTTTGT includes:
- a CDS encoding MotA/TolQ/ExbB proton channel family protein, whose product is MAKMLQSFSPESDGWQFMWIILAVFIIGLGISIERIIYIMVKSSKGRAKFLADFGKLISSQQFDQALSLANATNLPVARVMSAIVANRAGGREGMQAACDAVFLTEAPRLTRYISLVSVMASISTLLGLMGTIYGLIYTFDAVANKPASERAKALSDGIAIAMGTTLEGLLSAVPLLVIVGFLNMNSERLIQEMEEKGLKIINSLV